A portion of the Ammospiza caudacuta isolate bAmmCau1 chromosome 25, bAmmCau1.pri, whole genome shotgun sequence genome contains these proteins:
- the PIGV gene encoding GPI mannosyltransferase 2, translating into MELWSRADPQLREVVWFALRCRALALLLQAVFNALIPDHAADAFSPPRSGARGPWDALLERLLGGLGRWDAEHFLFIAERGYLLEHNCAFLPLFPLGLRLLAALLPCPVPLQPRGRLLLAAALLNALLAVLAAAALLALGRAVLRRPRQAFLAALLFSLSPAGVFMAAAYSESAFAALAFGAMWQLEKGRRWLSALLFALAAGARANGLVNAGFVLYSSVGRFVLQLQGAALSLRELPVLWKQALGLVASAALACAGISLPFALFQYYAYVRFCKPSTGLAQAVPEALLQLARDKGYRVAGVGEAKPPWCSQRFPLVYSYIQDAYWNVGFLRYFELRQIPNFLLALPVTLLCSWAAWTYVSANPRHCLTLGLVRSKAEERGKARDGFCGPAAFVYVVHSTALLAFGFFCMHVQVLTRFLGSSSPILYWFSAHLLLEHEPLLWSTGTDNPASGKPPLGKFHSSCGKGTSDNPVVRLLLNWRSITPLSKSILGFFLGYWLLGLVLHCNFLPWT; encoded by the exons atggagctgtggagcAGGGCAGACCCCCAGCTCCGGGAGGTGGTGTGGTTCGCGCTGCGCTGCCGGGccctggcgctgctgctgcag GCCGTGTTTAACGCGCTGATCCCGGACCACGCTGCCGACGCCTTCTCCCCGCCGCGGTCGGGCGCGCGGGGCCCGTGGGACGCGCTGCTGGAGCGGCTGCTGGGCGGGCTGGGCCGCTGGGACGCCGAGCATTTCCTGTTCATCGCCGAGCGCGGCTACCTGCTGGAGCACAACTGCGCCTTCCTGCCGCTCTTCCCGCTGGGGCTGCGGCTGCTGGCGGCGCTGCTGCCGTGCCCGGtgccgctgcagccccggggccgGCTGCTGCTGGCGGCCGCGCTGCTCAACGCGCTGCTGGCGGTGCTGGCGGCCGCCGCGCTGCTGGCGCTGGGCCGGGCCGTGCTGCGCAGGCCCCGCCAGGCCTTCCTGGCCGCGCTGCTCTTCTCCCTCAGCCCGGCCGGCGTCTTCATGGCCGCGGCCTACTCGGAGAGTGCCTTCGCCGCGCTGGCCTTCGGCGCCAtgtggcagctggagaaggggcGCCGCTGGCTCAGCGCGCTGCTCTTCGCCCTGGCTGCCGGGGCCCGCGCCAACGGGCTGGTCAATGCCGGCTTCGTGCTCTACTCGAGCGTCGGGCGCTtcgtgctgcagctgcagggcgCAGCGCtgtccctgagggagctgcccGTGCTGTGGAAGCAGGCCCTCGGCCTGGTGGCTTCGGCAGCCCTGGCGTGTGCCgggatttccctgccttttGCCTTGTTCCAGTACTACGCCTACGTGAGGTTCTGCAAGCCCAGCACGGGCCTGGCGCAGGCTGTCCCCgaggcactgctgcagctggcacgGGACAAGGGCTACCGTGTGGCAGGCGTGGGTGAGGCCAAACCCCCCTGGTGCTCCCAGCGCTTCCCCCTGGTCTATTCCTACATCCAGGACGCTTACTGGAACGTGGGCTTTCTAAGGTACTTTGAGCTCAGGCAGATCCCAAATTTCCTGCTTGCTCTGCCTGTCACCCTTCTGTGCTCGTGGGCTGCCTGGACCTACGTCAGCGCAAACCCCCGGCACTGCCTGACTCTTGGTCTGGTGAGGAGCAAGGCTGAAGAGAGGGGAAAGGCAAGAGATGGATTCTGTGGCCCCGCTGCCTTTGTGTACGTggtgcacagcacagccctgctggcgTTCGGGTTCTTCTGCATGCACGTGCAG GTGCTGACCCGGTTCCTTGGCTCCTCCTCGCCCATCCTGTACTGGTTCTCAGCTCACCTGCTTTTGGAGCACGAACCTTTactctggagcacagggactgATAACCCAGCCTCTGGGAAGCCTCCTCTGGGTAAATTTCACAGTTCCTGTGGGAAAGGGACCTCGGACAACCCCGttgtgaggctgctgctgaactgGCGATCGATCACCCCCCTCAGCAAGAGCATCCTGGGGTTCTTCCTGGGCTactggctgctggggctggtcCTGCACTGCAACTTCCTCCCGTGGACGTAG